The Listeria sp. PSOL-1 genome includes a region encoding these proteins:
- a CDS encoding SpaA isopeptide-forming pilin-related protein — protein MKEVLMKQLKIMAVFLITLASVFSASSISSEADHAKAADNTDGNIHVTPSNFLDYFRLNGSATYEQSTGIVTITPNTTWQSGNFSLKSKIDVTKNFTLKGKINLGDKSQIDWGADGIGFGFHPGNTTDVGAYGGGLGIGGLKNAFGFKFDTYFNVNANTGFNPDPSEFGNGTNQGGYGVAFASFIQADNSGILSTYMGSDAPGKQISEPSNNQFKDVTFAYNGASKQITVTYDGQVWTKDVSDWITEDALAFIVAASTGVGYNLQQFQLTSFDYVTTGAAELTKSDAKDANKLLAGAEFSIQDRSGTTIQSGLMTNSEGKLKVEGLQFGDYQFVETKAPEGYILDTTPIPVTVTADNAVDPVQVKATNQEKPGDVTLTKVDQRDETKTLAGAEFNLQDGSGKILQTGLTTDNAGQITVQNLPAGKYQFIETKAPTGYLLDTTPIPFTVTGLNAGNPVQVKATNQEKPGDVRLTKVDQTDTSKTLAGAEFNLQDSTGKNLQMGLTTDSKGQLIVKDLAPGDYQFVEVKAPVGYILDPTPLAFTIAHNPTQTLEITAKNQQQPGDVLLTKVDKQDHRQTLANAEFSLQDASGKDLQTDLKTDDDGRIALKDLQVGSYQFVETKAPEGYVLNTTPIPFTITGEQTQAVEVMAENEKQVGEVILTKVAQEEPQQTLAGAEFTLQDQNGKQLQTGLTTNSSGQIQVKDLEPGDYQFVETKAPANYELDTKPVPFTIPNNPTQPIQVQKTNQLIPGSVVLTKIDQQTKDVLPGAVFELQDPRGTVVQKELTTDEAGKLTIDKLMPGDYQLIETKAPVGYQLDASPVSFTIIKGQAQAVQVQKTNEMKQQGVMLTKIDQQTKQALAGATFTLQDKNGKVLQKNLRTDATGKLAVESLSPGEYQFVETKAPVGYRLDSTPIGFTITKEQDKMVEVTVTNVKKTNPPGSTTKPHQPNVAGGSSSKPKDIDKILPDTGDVFEKAWIFVGILIVIGVVIMWWRKRKANN, from the coding sequence ATGAAAGAAGTTTTAATGAAACAACTAAAAATAATGGCTGTTTTTTTAATCACGTTAGCAAGTGTTTTCTCTGCTTCTAGTATATCTTCAGAAGCAGACCATGCTAAAGCAGCAGACAATACTGATGGGAACATCCATGTAACACCGAGTAATTTTTTAGATTATTTTAGATTGAACGGTTCAGCTACTTATGAACAATCTACGGGCATAGTTACGATTACACCAAATACAACTTGGCAAAGTGGTAATTTTTCATTAAAAAGTAAGATTGATGTAACCAAGAACTTTACGCTGAAAGGAAAAATCAATTTGGGGGATAAGTCTCAAATTGATTGGGGAGCAGATGGTATTGGCTTTGGTTTTCACCCAGGGAACACAACTGATGTAGGAGCATACGGTGGGGGTCTTGGTATAGGAGGATTAAAGAATGCATTTGGGTTTAAGTTTGATACTTATTTTAATGTCAATGCTAATACAGGATTTAATCCTGATCCATCAGAGTTTGGAAATGGAACGAATCAGGGAGGATACGGCGTAGCTTTTGCTAGTTTTATTCAGGCAGATAATTCGGGTATACTTTCGACTTATATGGGAAGTGATGCACCTGGAAAGCAGATTTCTGAACCCTCAAATAATCAGTTTAAAGATGTGACATTTGCCTATAATGGAGCAAGTAAACAGATTACAGTAACTTATGATGGACAAGTATGGACAAAAGATGTTTCAGATTGGATAACAGAAGATGCATTAGCCTTTATTGTTGCTGCTTCTACAGGTGTTGGCTACAATTTACAACAATTTCAACTCACTTCCTTTGATTATGTCACAACAGGCGCTGCTGAGCTTACCAAAAGCGATGCAAAGGATGCCAATAAACTGTTAGCTGGAGCAGAGTTTAGTATTCAAGATCGCTCTGGAACGACTATTCAATCAGGGCTAATGACAAATAGTGAAGGAAAATTGAAAGTAGAAGGACTTCAATTTGGAGATTACCAATTTGTCGAAACGAAAGCCCCAGAAGGTTATATTCTAGATACGACGCCTATTCCTGTTACCGTGACAGCGGACAATGCCGTTGATCCCGTTCAAGTAAAAGCGACAAATCAAGAAAAACCCGGAGACGTAACCTTAACAAAAGTCGATCAACGCGATGAAACGAAAACATTAGCTGGAGCAGAATTTAACTTACAAGATGGTTCAGGCAAGATATTACAAACAGGATTAACAACGGATAATGCAGGGCAAATCACTGTTCAAAATCTTCCAGCAGGAAAATATCAATTTATCGAAACGAAAGCACCGACGGGTTACCTTTTAGACACGACACCAATTCCTTTTACCGTCACAGGACTTAATGCAGGAAATCCTGTTCAAGTGAAAGCAACGAATCAAGAAAAACCCGGCGATGTAAGACTTACAAAAGTTGATCAGACGGATACGAGCAAAACGTTAGCTGGAGCAGAATTTAACTTACAAGATTCTACTGGTAAAAACCTGCAAATGGGATTGACTACGGATTCTAAAGGACAATTAATAGTAAAAGACCTGGCGCCAGGGGATTACCAATTCGTTGAAGTCAAAGCGCCAGTGGGGTATATCTTAGATCCAACACCTCTTGCGTTTACCATTGCGCATAATCCTACTCAAACATTAGAAATAACAGCGAAAAATCAACAACAACCCGGCGATGTATTGTTGACGAAAGTTGATAAACAAGATCACAGGCAAACCCTAGCGAATGCGGAATTCAGCTTACAAGACGCTTCAGGCAAAGATCTCCAAACTGACCTAAAGACGGATGATGATGGTAGAATTGCATTAAAAGATTTACAAGTCGGATCGTATCAATTTGTTGAAACCAAAGCCCCCGAAGGCTATGTATTAAATACGACACCTATTCCTTTCACAATTACAGGGGAACAAACACAGGCTGTAGAAGTGATGGCAGAAAACGAGAAACAAGTGGGCGAAGTAATTTTAACAAAAGTCGCGCAAGAAGAACCTCAACAGACACTAGCAGGTGCAGAGTTTACACTTCAAGATCAAAATGGAAAGCAACTTCAAACAGGGCTTACTACCAATTCATCTGGTCAAATCCAGGTGAAGGATTTAGAACCAGGAGATTATCAATTCGTGGAAACGAAAGCCCCAGCAAATTACGAACTAGATACAAAACCGGTTCCATTCACGATACCAAATAATCCAACACAACCTATTCAAGTACAAAAAACGAATCAACTTATTCCAGGAAGTGTGGTTTTAACGAAAATAGATCAACAGACGAAAGATGTTTTACCAGGCGCTGTATTTGAGCTACAAGACCCGAGGGGCACGGTAGTACAGAAAGAATTAACCACAGATGAAGCAGGAAAGTTAACGATAGACAAGCTCATGCCAGGTGATTACCAACTCATTGAAACGAAGGCGCCAGTTGGATATCAGCTTGATGCTTCTCCAGTATCATTTACGATTATAAAAGGCCAGGCCCAAGCGGTTCAAGTGCAAAAAACAAATGAAATGAAGCAGCAAGGTGTTATGTTAACAAAAATAGATCAACAGACCAAACAAGCTTTAGCAGGTGCCACTTTCACACTTCAAGACAAAAACGGAAAAGTTTTACAAAAAAACCTTCGGACAGATGCGACAGGGAAGTTAGCGGTAGAGAGCCTATCTCCAGGTGAATATCAATTTGTCGAAACGAAAGCGCCAGTTGGATATCGGCTTGACTCTACACCTATTGGATTTACGATTACAAAAGAACAAGATAAAATGGTAGAAGTTACTGTAACCAATGTCAAAAAGACGAATCCTCCTGGTTCAACTACTAAGCCTCACCAGCCTAATGTGGCAGGCGGATCTTCTTCAAAACCAAAAGACATCGACAAAATTCTTCCAGATACAGGTGATGTTTTTGAAAAAGCATGGATTTTTGTAGGGATTTTGATCGTAATAGGTGTAGTGATCATGTGGTGGAGAAAACGAAAAGCTAATAATTAG